A section of the Microscilla marina ATCC 23134 genome encodes:
- a CDS encoding tRNA-(ms[2]io[6]A)-hydroxylase, translating to MEYDINMLQVASPQAWLDAVLNDFDAFLQDHADCERKASAMAMSFVAKFPNRTEIIPELIDIGVEELQHFKQVYKIMERRGVLLPEGMAKDLYIKQLVGLCRSTREERFMDRLILASLVEWRGCERFKLIADGLSADREPDLKRFYQLLWESEARHGESFIAMALRYLPEADVQNQLQYMVDEEAKILQGLEIRAALH from the coding sequence ATGGAATACGATATTAATATGTTGCAGGTGGCTTCGCCTCAGGCCTGGCTAGATGCGGTGTTGAACGATTTTGATGCATTTTTGCAAGACCACGCCGATTGTGAACGCAAGGCGTCGGCTATGGCGATGAGTTTTGTTGCCAAGTTTCCCAACCGCACCGAAATTATCCCTGAGTTGATTGACATTGGGGTTGAGGAGCTGCAACACTTCAAACAAGTATACAAAATAATGGAACGCCGGGGGGTGTTGTTGCCCGAAGGAATGGCTAAAGACTTGTACATCAAACAATTGGTGGGTTTGTGTCGCTCTACCCGCGAGGAGCGTTTTATGGATCGTCTGATTTTGGCGTCGTTGGTAGAGTGGCGGGGTTGCGAGCGTTTTAAGCTGATTGCCGATGGACTAAGTGCTGATAGGGAACCTGACCTGAAACGGTTTTATCAATTGTTGTGGGAGTCGGAGGCACGCCACGGGGAGAGTTTTATTGCGATGGCGTTGCGTTATTTGCCCGAAGCCGATGTGCAAAACCAATTGCAGTATATGGTAGACGAGGAGGCGAAGATTTTGCAGGGGCTGGAGATAAGGGCTGCTTTGCATTAG
- a CDS encoding helix-turn-helix domain-containing protein, translated as MKKELISSAAQKVKPEIKQNVKKNLAITEQIFEILESKGWTQKDLAKKMGKHESEVSKWLSGLHNLTVKTITKLEVVLGEDIILTPTEAQKQYQETKSTTVEVSRVIRSKRKMLDSVQPVYDWQKNSSVDTFKIA; from the coding sequence ATGAAAAAAGAACTCATATCAAGTGCGGCTCAAAAAGTAAAGCCAGAAATTAAACAAAATGTAAAAAAGAACCTGGCGATTACTGAGCAGATATTTGAAATACTGGAAAGCAAAGGGTGGACACAAAAAGATCTTGCAAAAAAAATGGGCAAGCATGAATCAGAGGTAAGTAAATGGCTATCGGGTTTGCATAACCTAACTGTTAAAACAATTACTAAATTAGAAGTAGTTTTAGGTGAAGATATTATTTTAACTCCTACAGAAGCACAAAAACAATATCAAGAAACAAAAAGTACAACTGTAGAAGTGAGCAGGGTTATTCGTAGTAAAAGGAAAATGTTAGATTCAGTTCAGCCTGTTTATGATTGGCAAAAAAACTCATCAGTTGATACTTTTAAAATAGCCTAA